The Zygotorulaspora mrakii chromosome 3, complete sequence genome includes a region encoding these proteins:
- the SGV1 gene encoding cyclin-dependent serine/threonine protein kinase SGV1 (similar to Saccharomyces cerevisiae SGV1 (YPR161C); ancestral locus Anc_7.515), translating to MDGTRPDAERKTESKYKIGKVKQIPTVQKDFKSGLTYIELKAGADEKVYGCTKFAGHYREEKKLGQGTFGEVYKGVHLETQRQVAMKKIIVNVEKDLFPITAQREITILRRLDHKNVIKLIEMVYDYPPTTKHGSGTNVEHQQTSGKTPLTKSFYMILPYMVSDLSGILHNPRMNLQLSDIKNLMLQLLESINYIHCQKFMHRDIKTANILVDHNGVLKLADFGLARLYYGSPPNLKYPGGAGAGAKYTSVVVTRWYRAPELVLGDKFYTTAVDIWGVGCVFAECFEKKPILQGTTDIDQGHVIFKLLGTPSKEDWPSAELLPGAELTKSKYLGNLKERFGSFLDETGLDFLRNLLALDPYKRLTAMSAVHHPFFKQEPLPSAKLNLPCEESHEADIKRYKEEMQQAMSQKAPTAPRGHVTESKISSAATQMPKAPGHNNFPKGPAQKAAAATNSYRSNTMAPAQRQVSRYNGNSGNSGFTSKASYSNNYRQSDQYRFHPDDAGAPSSFAARLPKGPQSSRFQRTDNIPTGPAAYNSYGQKDAGYYDRSKQTFNATETPPRNYARHEQFHDRSVAIPRQPRNDTKPSNYETQPQTQIQKQATSQVPTHRNSRLPTEPYTHTRTQEQVQNEPGSQEMKQTSSQNQQNMRKINETEKDKDGSGTRDLADLY from the coding sequence ATGGATGGTACAAGACCAGATGCTGAGAGAAAGACCGAGTCCAAATATAAAATTGGGAAAGTCAAACAGATTCCTACTGTTCAAAAGGACTTTAAAAGTGGGTTAACGTATATAGAATTGAAGGCTGGAGCTGATGAGAAAGTTTACGGGTGTACAAAATTTGCTGGACACTACAGggaggaaaaaaagttggGTCAAGGAACCTTCGGTGAAGTTTACAAGGGTGTTCATTTAGAAACGCAGCGCCAAgttgcaatgaaaaaaatcatcgttaatgttgaaaaagatcTTTTCCCCATCACAGCTCAGAGAGAGATTACGATACTCAGAAGATTGGACCATAAAAATGTCATTAAATTGATCGAAATGGTTTATGACTATCCTCCTACGACAAAGCATGGCTCTGGGACAAATGTTGAGCATCAACAAACATCAGGTAAAACTCCTTTGACAAAATCTTTCTATATGATTCTTCCCTACATGGTTTCAGATCTTTCCGGAATACTCCATAACCCTAGAATGAACCTTCAGTTGAGCGACATTAAGAATCTCATGCTTCAACTGCTGGAGAGCATTAACTACATCCATTGCCAGAAATTTATGCATAGGGATATCAAGACTGCCAACATCCTAGTAGATCACAACGGCGTCTTGAAACTTGCAGATTTCGGCCTGGCCAGGTTATATTATGGGTCGCCACCAAATTTAAAGTATCCAGGTGGAGCGGGAGCGGGTGCCAAATATACCTCTGTAGTAGTAACAAGATGGTATAGGGCTCCAGAGCTGGTCCTGGGCGATAAATTTTATACAACGGCAGTTGATATTTGGGGTGTTGGTTGTGTTTTCGCCGAGTGTTTCGAGAAAAAGCCAATCCTTCAGGGAACGACGGATATTGATCAGGGCCATGTTATCTTTAAACTGCTGGGGACCCCCTCTAAGGAAGACTGGCCATCAGCTGAACTTCTACCAGGTGCAGAATTAACTAAAAGCAAATACCTCGGCAATCTGAAGGAGAGATTTGGCTCTTTTCTAGATGAAACGGGTTTGGATTTTCTACGAAACCTACTAGCACTGGATCCATACAAGCGTTTGACGGCAATGTCAGCAGTTCATCATCCATTCTTCAAACAAGAACCATTGCCATCTGCTAAGCTGAATTTGCCATGTGAGGAGAGCCATGAGGCTGATATCAAACGATATAAAGAGGAAATGCAGCAAGCAATGTCACAGAAGGCTCCAACAGCTCCAAGAGGACATGTAACtgaatcaaaaatttcatctgcTGCCACTCAAATGCCCAAAGCACCTGGTCACAATAACTTTCCTAAAGGACCGGCACAAAAGGCGGCAGCTGCAACCAATAGCTATAGAAGTAATACCATGGCTCCTGCGCAACGTCAGGTCTCGAGGTATAACGGAAATAGTGGTAACAGTGGCTTTACCAGCAAAGCATCATACAGTAATAATTATAGACAGTCAGATCAGTATCGATTCCATCCAGATGACGCAGGCGCTCCTTCCTCGTTTGCAGCTCGTTTACCCAAAGGTCCTCAGTCTTCCAGGTTTCAACGTACCGACAATATACCTACAGGTCCTGCCGCGTATAACAGTTACGGGCAAAAGGATGCTGGTTACTATGACAGATCAAAACAGACTTTTAACGCCACTGAGACACCTCCAAGAAATTATGCAAGACATGAACAATTCCATGACAGGTCAGTGGCAATCCCTCGTCAACCCCGTAACGACACAAAACCATCAAATTATGAAACACAGCCGCAGACacagattcaaaaacaagCAACATCTCAAGTCCCGACACACAGAAATTCTCGGCTCCCAACGGAACCTTACACACACACACGCACTCAAGAACAGGTACAGAATGAACCTGGAAGTCAAGAAATGAAACAGACTTCGAGCCAAAATCAGCAAAACATGCGAAAAATCAATGAGACCGAAAAGGACAAGGACGGAAGTGGAACCAGAGACTTGGCCGACCTTTATTAA
- the SST2 gene encoding GTPase-activating protein SST2 (similar to Saccharomyces cerevisiae SST2 (YLR452C); ancestral locus Anc_7.514) — protein MASDIDTTTLHELVTRSFCRTPNGLIFTYDLKTVYSVFLICLNLQDDSGKKSKKWLPSFPKTTYRFAFSVEEAMERMRNLELQVDIGTTCVNISYKIHAELAFHLLEIFMTAKLLHTPADRTRTSPKEKVLLQPTPKGVSVLQKYVRDIGLKEIPKLLLSDFNSMDLFIFERNPANDSIIHSDSLVRLLFTKLMGPSPNVWSPTKPQDKVASLSKLLEYNNDVFSFESVKYRPFQSKTSFEGIEGDQSDVETESSFKDENRASPFFHKFFTNPDSDSHIQYYVSDGGLRVFKSKVFGQKKTLIDFCFTTKAFWQWIMDCTDVMYPKEAVSVAALFLKAGLIVPILLPPSENCRKRFHVSRSSFYTLSQRGWECIQWNSESGIKRSIDTVSSKRPDALQIKVRDKEWTDREDVYGVQSSGSDEEDLDFANNFQFKSMKDVLSDPGMRYLFRRHLENDFCAENLDAYMEIQKLLKKMDLLEKALSSKAVEGVRFPETMRASRGNIRATVDTAFSRHANECLEMAYHIYSSYIMVNSPYQLNIDHHLRESISRIMLHPRSPLTEKSPTIPNFDDDIFEDAKSSPMTPVESPLLDLSTHCVIKKSSGEGSAEQNIKNELGKKLNVCDDSVAKFSPNFSDSHTECSIINSCSSKNASKYVKLPKIEEDRIFNTLNVLSKLHPKFEVVSHNLHHLMKIDSLQKFMRSNIYQEALSTFIEL, from the coding sequence ATGGCAAGCGACATCGATACAACAACATTGCACGAGCTAGTAACGAGAAGCTTCTGCAGAACGCCCAATGGATTGATCTTCACTTATGATTTAAAAACTGTGTACTCTGTGTTTTTAATATGCCTCAATTTACAGGACGATAGTGgtaaaaaatcaaagaaatggCTACCAAGCTTTCCAAAAACGACCTACAGATTTGCATTCTCAGTGGAAGAAGCTATGGAAAGAATGAGAAACTTGGAGCTTCAAGTTGATATAGGCACAACTTGTGTTAACATTTCATACAAAATTCATGCCGAATTGGCATTCCATTTGTTGGAAATCTTTATGACAGCTAAATTGTTGCATACACCAGCTGACAGAACCCGCACAAGTCCGAAGGAGAAAGTGCTATTACAACCAACGCCAAAGGGCGTTAGTGttttacaaaaatatgTTAGAGATATCGGTTTAAAAGAAATTCCGAAACTACTGTTGAGCGACTTCAATTCTATGGACCtatttatatttgaaagaaatccTGCAAATGACTCAATAATACACAGTGATAGTTTAGTGCGTTTGCTTTTCACCAAGTTGATGGGTCCATCGCCAAATGTTTGGTCGCCAACGAAGCCCCAAGATAAAGTTGCCTCATTGTCTAAACTCTTAGAGTACAACAACGACGTATTTAGCTTCGAAAGTGTTAAATACAGACCATTTCAAAGCAAAACAagttttgaaggaattgaaGGTGATCAGTCAGATGTAGAGACGGAATCAAGCTTTAAAGATGAAAACCGAGCATCTCCTTTCTTccataaatttttcaccaatCCGGACTCAGACTCTCATATTCAATATTATGTTTCTGATGGCGGTTTGAGAGTATTCAAGTCTAAGGTGTTTGgccaaaaaaaaaccttAATTGATTTCTGTTTTACTACCAAGGCATTTTGGCAATGGATAATGGACTGTACAGATGTTATGTATCCAAAGGAGGCGGTTTCAGTAGCGGcacttttcttgaaagcCGGATTAATCGTGCCGATTCTTCTACCACCATCGGAAAACTGTAGAAAAAGGTTTCACGTTAGTAGATCGTCTTTTTATACGCTGAGTCAGCGCGGTTGGGAATGTATTCAGTGGAACAGCGAAAGTGGAATCAAGAGATCAATTGATACTGTATCAAGCAAGAGACCAGATGCACTTCAAATAAAAGTTCGTGATAAAGAATGGACTGATCGGGAAGATGTGTATGGAGTTCAAAGCTCAGGAtcggatgaagaagatttagATTTTGCGAATAATTTTCAGTTCAAGAGTATGAAGGATGTTTTGAGTGATCCAGGAATGAGGTATTTGTTCAGGAGACATTTAGAGAATGACTTTTGTGCGGAAAATCTCGACGCATATATGGAAATTCAGAAgttgctgaaaaaaatggatttaTTGGAGAAAGCTCTCAGTTCGAAAGCTGTTGAAGGCGTTAGATTTCCAGAAACTATGAGAGCTTCAAGGGGTAACATAAGGGCCACTGTCGACACGGCCTTTTCCAGGCATGCTAATGAGTGCTTAGAAATGGCATATCACATATATTCCTCCTATATAATGGTCAACTCTCCCTATCAGCTTAATATCGACCATCACCTACGCGAATCTATAAGCAGAATAATGCTACATCCAAGATCTCCCTTAACTGAAAAATCCCCCACAATTCctaattttgatgatgatatttttgaagatgccAAATCATCTCCGATGACACCAGTGGAAAGCCCTCTGCTCGATTTATCAACACATTGCGttataaaaaaaagctcTGGAGAAGGTAGCGCTGAGcaaaatataaagaatGAGTTgggaaaaaaattgaatgtttGCGATGATAGCGTTGCCAAATTTAGCCCCAATTTTAGTGACTCTCACACTGAGTGTTCAATTATCAATTCCTGTTCCTCTAAAAACGCCTCAAAATATGTAAAGCTCCCCAAAATCGAAGAAGACAGAATATTCAACACTTTAAATGTTTTATCAAAGCTACATCCTAAATTTGAGGTTGTGAGTCACAATTTGCATCATCTAATGAAGATTGACTCTCTTCAGAAATTCATGCGTTCGAATATTTATCAAGAAGCACTATCTACTTTTATTGAGCTTTAG
- the ORC4 gene encoding origin recognition complex subunit 4 (similar to Saccharomyces cerevisiae ORC4 (YPR162C) and RIF2 (YLR453C); ancestral locus Anc_7.516) — translation MEQVDAEFDPIRKAKIKVTHDRIIKDAMIDHEQSTILKRIALLPVKKAVPESDATKDLEPVETSDDADENETTGSKRTNKDILQNIRLITKRSKISDNESVATSNIVRPLDTDFRRFKHHLLRQLYHNLPPEQTKVFTYLQGVQQEIERILKQAITQKESHSSMLVGPRGSYKTFLLNHELDLLSARYHRQYITIRLNGFIHSEQTAINGIATQLEEQLKILSKDFKDSSKKTDISSGSLTEVFEKILRLLDSTFMGNNKLNDEKKNVKNKITVIFIFDEIDQFAGPVRQTLLYNLFDMVEHARVPVCIFGCTTKLNILEYLEKRVKSRFSQRIIYMPQIENLKQFRDTILELLTVPNKHEYRCSESWNSFIERELSNEKTELYKLVKTNYDTFRSIAQFKNAIIPLIFSSQSIESLRGSFESCERVKAHNRNQLQTSWTAKVESLSDLELAILICAARTALKTKDETLNFNLVYAEYEEMIKGLNSKIPTIAQTMKANENVPIVFDNAIKLWKKKDVKNIWENLQNLNFLTERGAVGLRESAQAVFYASNYQFLGTTIPFDLRVYQTQIDLKELRRVVPRSSMYYSWTQL, via the coding sequence ATGGAGCAGGTGGACGCGGAGTTTGATCCAATTCGCAAGGCAAAGATAAAGGTAACGCATGACCGGATAATCAAAGATGCCATGATAGATCATGAACAGAGCACTATTCTGAAAAGAATCGCTTTGCTACCGGTAAAAAAAGCAGTGCCTGAGTCAGACGCAACAAAGGATCTAGAGCCAGTAGAAACTTCAGATGAtgctgatgaaaatgagacCACCGGCTCTAAACGTACAAACAAAGACATTCTACAAAATATTCGCTTGATCACAAAGAGATCTAAAATAAGCGATAACGAGAGTGTGGCAACATCTAATATTGTAAGGCCTCTAGACACCGATTTTCGTCGCTTCAAGCACCATTTATTGAGACAATTATACCACAATCTGCCGCCGGAACAAACCAAGGTTTTCACCTATTTACAAGGTGTTCAGCAGGAGATTGAAAGGATACTGAAACAGGCCATTACGCAGAAGGAAAGTCATTCCAGCATGTTAGTGGGCCCCAGGGGAAGCTATAAGACGTTCCTACTGAATCATGAATTAGATTTGCTGTCCGCTAGGTACCATCGACAGTACATCACTATTAGGTTAAACGGATTCATCCACTCAGAACAAACTGCAATCAACGGGATCGCTACACAATTGGAAGAACAGTtaaaaattctttcaaaagactTCAAGGACTCTTCTAAGAAAACAGATATCAGCAGTGGCTCATTAACTGAggtctttgaaaaaattcttcgaCTACTAGATTCAACTTTCATGGGGAACAATAAGTTAAATgatgagaagaaaaacgTCAAGAACAAAATCACTgttatcttcatctttgacGAAATCGACCAATTCGCTGGCCCAGTGAGACAAACTTTACTTTATAACCTATTTGACATGGTAGAGCACGCAAGGGTGCCCGTTTGTATATTTGGATGTACCACGAAGCTGAATATTTTGGAATATCTAGAGAAAAGAGTCAAGAGCCGATTTTCACAGCGTATAATATACATGCCACAAATAGAAAATCTAAAACAATTCAGAGATACAATACTTGAGTTGCTTACGGTACCGAATAAACATGAATACAGGTGCTCAGAATCATGGAACTCCTTTATAGAGAGGGAgctttcaaatgaaaaaacagAACTTTATAAATTGGTTAAAACAAACTATGACACGTTTCGTTCGATAGctcaattcaaaaatgctaTAATACCCCTAATCTTTAGTTCTCAAAGTATCGAATCACTTCGTGGCTCATTTGAGTCGTGTGAGCGCGTTAAAGCACATAACAGAAATCAGCTTCAAACTAGCTGGACCGCAAAGGTCGAGTCATTATCAGATTTGGAGTTGGCGATCCTCATTTGTGCCGCCCGTACAGCATTGAAAACCAAAGATGAAACGCTCAACTTCAACTTGGTGTATGCCGAGTATGAAGAGATGATAAAAGGActcaattcaaaaatccCGACCATTGCGCAGACCATGAAAGCGAATGAAAACGTACCAATAGTGTTTGATAACGCCATAAAATTatggaagaaaaaggatgTTAAAAACATATGGGAAAATCTGCAAAATCTAAATTTCTTGACCGAGCGGGGTGCTGTAGGTCTGCGAGAATCTGCACAGGCTGTTTTTTATGCAAGTAACTACCAATTTTTAGGCACTACAATTCCTTTTGATTTGAGAGTTTACCAAACCCAAATagatttgaaagaactaAGGCGGGTTGTCCCAAGATCTTCCATGTATTACTCTTGGACACAATTGTGA
- the LEU3 gene encoding leucine-responsive transcriptional regulator LEU3 (similar to Saccharomyces cerevisiae LEU3 (YLR451W); ancestral locus Anc_7.512), giving the protein MLSTSQSESESSAFEENKNNKRSARQQTGNQRKFACVECRQQKSKCDAYEKAPEPCSKCAKKGVPCILQKDFRRTYKRARNEAIEKRFKELTGTLTNLSSEEILEKIKEEQAALLDGKNFTKEKIKEAKGKCGQCGQCGQNSLCERSSYVPTLPNGMSVKLSEIPSKDESDSPNWYSSSQYNVDSIGMTEEQLKCTPKSLGDIFMSSDTIAELFQEFASKYHKFLPVVDLSKGAERIYTLSPCLFWVIILIGLRRKIGATELMTKLSVLVKSVLAEITISPIIRYTPSDNDEPVLNVASLYSVQAFLLYTFWPPLTSSLSADTSWNTIGTATFQAIRVGLNCAEFSKEYASENSDLISEKVKTWVSCNVVSQTIASSFGFPGYVCFDHTVMNATRTRPAQNETQPVPLSICQMAQIAYFENQMVSTMNSNPANALGKVGAEQKQPLLQVLNQQLSQLEINLNEDKVDDIRKFLLLVAKVHLLTYYFGDAFATDETKLVHCGSTPLTMLESNFETKRGLVRVYNATIDLLSHASNMWKMDPAIIKYFPGVFVLNIWQSACIISKLAHSSLCRVLDVKRGKKAYQDAVLLTFNASVRKHDMAYRSSGIMKSVWSMFANMYDDWQKRSHQENNISSDFNLDINIKSRMSVSVFFDCLYILREKCGMARMKRESQRDEEEDEDPDEDRSTVRNGQIDDEEVYSKTENHGRRLSANKHPEANARKIIKTIPLDPNPINATSNSAGSSLASPNSQTTDVLSLEGILNKNSPGDELNGSTSVLHSKRSIKNQPHVSQNALIENMLAAGPSSLGMQSLSMNSNSLSSSATPYEVEAAFELNSQDHLQQQDEQERCTVPQGTHSPHNIADHWENWESDTVWKDVDLLMNEFAFNPTV; this is encoded by the coding sequence ATGTTGAGCACATCTCAATCTGAATCGGAATCAAGTgcatttgaagaaaacaagaacAATAAAAGGTCGGCTCGTCAACAAACAGgcaatcaaagaaaattcgCATGTGTTGAGTGTCGGCAGCAGAAATCAAAGTGCGATGCCTATGAGAAAGCACCGGAACCGTGCTCCAAATGTGCCAAAAAAGGTGTGCCGTGTATATTACAAAAAGACTTTAGAAGGACTTATAAGCGTGCAAGAAATGAAGCTATAGAAAAGCGGTTCAAGGAGTTGACTGGAACTTTAACAAATTTGAGCTCTGAAGAAATTCTGGAGAAAATAAAGGAGGAACAGGCAGCATTACTAGATGGtaaaaatttcacaaaggaaaaaataaaagaagcGAAGGGGAAGTGTGGGCAATGTGGGCAATGTGGGCAAAACTCCCTTTGTGAGCGGAGTTCTTACGTTCCTACTCTCCCGAACGGCATGTCGGTCAAACTATCCGAGATACCGAGCAAAGATGAATCAGATTCACCAAACTGGTACTCAAGTTCGCAATACAATGTGGATAGTATCGGGATGACGGAAGAGCAACTGAAATGCACTCCAAAAAGTCTTGGCGACATTTTCATGTCAAGTGATACAATTGCAgaactttttcaagaatttgccTCTAAATATCACAAATTTTTACCCGTAGTCGATCTTTCGAAAGGTGCAGAAAGGATATATACCTTATCACCTTGTCTTTTCTGGGTCATCATACTTATAGGGTTGCGTCGAAAAATAGGTGCTACCGAATTAATGACCAAACTATCGGTCCTGGTGAAATCTGTGTTGGCAGAAATAACAATCTCACCCATCATCCGATATACTCCTTCGGATAACGATGAACCAGTTTTGAACGTTGCATCATTATATTCTGTCCAGGCATTCTTACTCTATACTTTTTGGCCACCTTTAACATCATCCCTGAGCGCGGATACTTCATGGAATACTATTGGCACAGCAACCTTCCAGGCGATACGTGTAGGCCTTAACTGTGCAGAGTTTTCGAAAGAATATGCCAGCGAAAATTCTGATCTCATTAGTGAGAAAGTAAAAACATGGGTGAGTTGTAATGTAGTGTCACAGACAATAGCCTCGAGTTTTGGATTTCCCGGATACGTTTGCTTCGACCATACAGTTATGAATGCAACTAGGACGCGACCAGCGCAGAACGAGACACAACCTGTTCCGCTATCAATATGCCAGATGGCCCAAATAgcatattttgaaaatcaaatggtCAGTACCATGAATTCCAATCCCGCAAATGCTTTGGGAAAAGTAGGAGCAGAACAGAAGCAGCCTTTACTTCAGGTCCTAAATCAACAACTGAGCCAGCTGgaaatcaatttgaatgaagaCAAGGTTGATGATATAAGAAAGTTTCTCCTGCTTGTTGCCAAGGTTCATCTGTTGACATATTATTTTGGTGATGCCTTTGCGACTGATGAAACGAAACTTGTACATTGTGGCTCAACACCCTTGACGATGCTTGAATCAAATTTCGAAACGAAACGCGGTTTAGTAAGGGTCTACAATGCCACGATAGATTTACTCTCACATGCTAGTAATATGTGGAAAATGGATCCGGCAATAATTAAATATTTCCCGGGCGTTTTCGTCCTTAACATTTGGCAATCTGCCTGTATAATAAGCAAACTAGCACACTCCTCCCTTTGTCGAGTATTGGATGTAAAAAGAGGTAAAAAAGCGTACCAGGATGCTGTTTTGCTAACTTTTAATGCTTCAGTTCGCAAACATGATATGGCATACAGATCCTCGGGAATAATGAAAAGTGTATGGAGCATGTTTGCTAATATGTACGATGATTGGCAGAAAAGGAGCCAccaagaaaacaatatttCGAGcgatttcaatttggaCATAAATATAAAATCGAGAATGTCCGTTAGTGTATTCTTCGATTGTTTATATATACTTCGAGAAAAATGTGGAATGGCAAGAATGAAACGAGAAAGTCAAcgagatgaagaagaagatgaagatccAGACGAGGACAGAAGTACAGTAAGAAATGGTCAAATCGATGACGAGGAAGTTTACAGCAAGACAGAAAACCATGGAAGACGATTGTCGGCAAACAAGCACCCGGAAGCCAATGCAAGGAAAATCATCAAGACAATTCCCTTAGATCCGAATCCTATCAACGCTACAAGTAACAGTGCTGGAAGTAGCCTTGCTTCTCCAAACAGTCAAACGACAGACGTTTTGTCACTGGAAGGCATATTAAACAAGAACTCACCCGGCGATGAATTGAATGGGAGCACATCAGTGCTGCACAGTAAGCGTTCTATCAAGAACCAGCCACATGTGTCGCAAAATGCACTCATTGAGAACATGTTGGCCGCAGGGCCTTCTTCACTTGGTATGCAGAGTTTGAGCATGAATTCCAACTCGCTGTCCAGTTCAGCAACTCCTTATGAAGTTGAAGCTGCGTTTGAGCTAAATTCGCAGGATCATCTGCAGCAACAAGACGAACAGGAACGATGTACCGTCCCTCAAGGTACGCACTCTCCGCACAATATCGCAGATCATTGGGAGAACTGGGAATCAGACACTGTGTGGAAAGACGTAGATCTGCTCATGAATGAGTTTGCATTCAACCCTACCGTTTAG
- the GCD11 gene encoding translation initiation factor eIF2 subunit gamma (similar to Saccharomyces cerevisiae GCD11 (YER025W); ancestral locus Anc_7.513) — MTDLQDREPSIIINGNMEPEEDEYMYDNEELVEDQVNEDDVNGNEAKPKKTVTFGDLGEVEDDEEQRRQEFEEGGGLPEQPENPDFTELTPLSPEIINRQATINIGTIGHVAHGKSTVVRAISGVQTVRFKDELERNITIKLGYANAKIYKCEDPNCPEPDAYKSFKSDKEIRPRCTVPGFENTRYKLLRHVSFVDCPGHDILMSTMLSGAAVMDAALLLIAGNEPCPQPQTSEHLAAIEIMKLKHVIILQNKVDLMREESALEHEKSIKKFIRGTIADGAPIVPISAQLKYNIDAVNEFIVKTIPVPPRDFLISPRLIVIRSFDVNKPGAEIDDLKGGVAGGSILNGVFKLGDEIEIRPGIVTKDERGKIQCKPIFSNIVSLFAEQNDLKFAVPGGLIGVGTKVDPTLCRADRLVGQVVGAKGHLPSIYTDIEINYFLLRRLLGVKTDGQKQAKVRKLESDEVLMVNIGSTATGARVVAVKADMARLQLTSPACTEINEKIALSRRIEKHWRLIGWATIKRGTTLEPTF, encoded by the coding sequence ATGACGGATTTACAAGACCGTGAGCCAAGTATCATTATCAATGGAAACATGGAGCCAGAGGAAGACGAATACATGTATGACAATGAAGAGCTTGTCGAAGATCAAGTAAACGAAGACGACGTGAACGGCAATGAAGCAAAGCCAAAAAAGACAGTCACGTTTGGTGATTTGGGAGAAGTCGAAGATGACGAGGAGCAAAGAAGacaagaatttgaagaaggtGGCGGTTTACCTGAGCAGCCTGAAAATCCAGATTTTACTGAATTGACTCCACTGTCCCCAGAGATTATTAACAGACAGGCTACAATTAACATTGGTACTATCGGACATGTCGCGCATGGTAAATCTACGGTTGTAAGGGCCATTTCTGGAGTTCAGACTGTTCGTTTCAAGGACGAATTGGAACGTAACATTACCATTAAACTAGGTTACGCAAATGCTAAAATTTATAAATGTGAAGATCCAAATTGTCCAGAACCTGATGCTtacaaatctttcaaatctgACAAAGAGATCCGTCCTAGATGTACCGTTCCAGGCTTCGAGAATACTCGTTATAAGTTGTTACGTCATGTTTCATTTGTGGACTGTCCAGGGCACGATATCTTAATGAGTACCATGTTGTCAGGTGCAGCAGTTATGGATGCAGCTTTACTGTTAATTGCTGGCAATGAACCTTGTCCACAACCTCAAACTTCCGAACATTTAGCCGCTATCGAGATTATGAAATTAAAGCATGTTATCATTCTACAAAATAAAGTTGATTTAATGAGAGAAGAAAGCGCTTTAGAACACGAAAAATCAATAAAGAAATTTATAAGAGGTACTATCGCGGATGGTGCCCCCATAGTACCAATCTCAGCACAATTGAAATACAACATCGATGCTGTAAATGAATTTATCGTTAAGACAATTCCGGTTCCACCTagagattttttgatttcgCCTCGTCTAATCGTCATTCGTTCATTCGATGTGAATAAACCGGGTGCTGAAATCGACGATTTGAAAGGTGGTGTTGCTGGTGGCTCAATTCTAAATGGTGTTTTCAAGTTaggtgatgaaattgaGATTAGACCGGGAATTGTTacaaaagatgaaagaggTAAGATCCAATGTAagccaattttttccaatattGTGTCCCTATTTGCAGAACAGAacgatttgaaatttgctGTTCCTGGTGGTCTTATCGGTGTGGGTACAAAGGTCGATCCGACTCTTTGTAGAGCAGATCGTCTTGTTGGCCAAGTCGTCGGTGCTAAGGGTCACCTTCCAAGTATTTACacagatattgaaataaACTACTTCCTGCTACGTCGTTTACTTGGTGTTAAGACTGACGGTCAAAAACAGGCAAAAGTTAGAAAACTGGAATCAGATGAAGTCCTGATGGTTAATATTGGCTCTACTGCTACTGGTGCCCGTGTCGTCGCTGTAAAAGCGGATATGGCTAGGTTGCAACTTACTTCTCCAGCATGTACAGAAATTAACGAAAAGATTGCTCTATCGAGACGTATTGAGAAGCATTGGCGTTTAATCGGTTGGGCAACAATCAAAAGGGGTACTACACTTGAACCAACGTTTTAA